The Huiozyma naganishii CBS 8797 chromosome 3, complete genome genome contains a region encoding:
- the LST4 gene encoding Lst4p (similar to Saccharomyces cerevisiae LST4 (YKL176C); ancestral locus Anc_1.171): MLGNLLANGNASSGNKLVVGGNNPNGPNALRNFGNLKITKQPGGPNTKHADGAPSTGTVGGLTTEGLSAAATAATTATAHHEFWGRPAMHAPPILDHMADELKFKLLGSKVVPFANTVDTLDSQHTRENSYAFRLLLAEETGQMACRNNFRVSLDYTFSRGSPLERIRTSELKEYIFGSMVRATESLLENDKFRTIPNSDFVLITRIFRFEDFPNRFSISLCIPNSLFSVVSEIWQDITRWLTQTQTIVLGYLERKNSLKKHHEGAFLPLDYSAAFPKDVDKAVQSLQRKLLPCFRSYSEIPRLFLYPDYSIDFVNTWFKDVFSWLEIKDGPKLNFLSTLLASVVLYFKTSLLQSKSTRVVLLSGNMVVANKLIFLVSGILEPRCRAKLDHLITKEEPQFADDHLQPERQKFEYDKHAADVHDDITVTSENSPSSINSKYHTTTKGWEIPKKSTSLRSVSISSDSSGAEVIQPSSLKSGSSSFKYLSSSLSSQPGSYGSWFNKRPTFHDYSSQSPTGGKGNDSWERIPTTLTLNGPLQRTTSSTSLHQVFGRPSGGPSNQTPQQSPSISEYDEYPWFGTPESPRIDSFYSANKKRMPYDVPLKEFNIERDCQKVKQSDLISQAFDSICKSSDSKKDMPDGCEISRENNMSAPVFDVNIDDPHCRDGFLETLPLYTSYLTHFNYWFQVQSIPITPDCDQQIVSAMKRDLMTELFSMTLVVSLRTREIRKLIMKRDVDSEPGCGIKQKNKKIFNNGKYGKISPQFSACISFMDGSFKAAKLVYESKNIDESYRNKRILEIFSSIINYS, translated from the coding sequence ATGCTGGGGAACCTGTTGGCTAATGGGAACGCCAGCAGCGGTAACAagcttgttgttggcgGAAATAACCCTAATGGACCCAATGCGTTGCGCAATTTTGGTAACCTCAAGATAACTAAGCAGCCGGGAGGACCCAATACGAAACATGCGGATGGTGCACCCTCGACTGGGACCGTCGGTGGATTGACAACAGAAGGGTTGTCCGCTGCAGCAACTGCAGCGACTACAGCAACTGCACACCATGAGTTCTGGGGGAGGCCCGCGATGCATGCGCCGCCAATTTTGGACCACATGGCAGACGAACTCAAATTCAAGTTGCTTGGATCCAAAGTGGTGCCCTTTGCCAACACCGTCGATACGTTGGATAGTCAGCACACAAGAGAAAATAGCTACGCGTTCCGACTCTTGCTCGCAGAGGAGACGGGCCAAATGGCTTGCAGAAACAACTTTAGAGTTTCACTGGATTACACTTTCTCAAGGGGTTCCCCGCTGGAGAGGATCAGGACCAGCGAGTTGAAGGAGTACATATTTGGTTCCATGGTCAGGGCGACGGAGTCACTACTTGAAAACGACAAATTTAGAACGATCCCAAACTCGGATTTCGTTCTGATCACAAGAATATTCCGTTTCGAGGATTTCCCGAACAGGTTCTCCATCAGTCTGTGTATCCCAAACTCGCTGTTTTCAGTGGTCAGTGAGATCTGGCAAGACATCACAAGGTGGCTCACACAAACGCAGACAATTGTATTGGGATACCTGGAAAGGAAAAACTCGCTGAAGAAACACCATGAGGGCGCCTTTTTACCACTCGACTACAGTGCAGCATTCCCAAAGGATGTCGATAAAGCGGTACAATCTTTACAGAGGAAATTGCTGCCTTGTTTTAGATCGTACTCGGAGATACCACGACTGTTCCTGTACCCAGACTACTCCATAGACTTTGTCAACACCTGGTTCAAGGACGTCTTCAGTTGGCTGGAGATAAAGGACGGGCCGAAACTGAATTTCTTGTCCACGCTTTTGGCATCGGTCGTATTATACTTCAAGACTTCACTTCTACAATCCAAATCGACAAGAGTGGTGCTCCTCTCGGGAAACATGGTCGTCGCCAATAAACTTATTTTCTTGGTATCTGGGATACTCGAACCTCGATGTAGGGCAAAACTCGATCACTTGATAACGAAGGAGGAACCACAGTTTGCAGATGATCACCTGCAACCGGAGAGGCAGAAGTTCGAATATGACAAGCACGCCGCAGATGTTCATGACGATATAACGGTCACAAGTGAAAACTCACCCTCTTCTATAAACTCCAAATACCACACAACCACTAAGGGCTGGGaaataccaaaaaaatcCACCTCCCTTCGGTCCGTCTCCATCTCGTCCGACAGCTCAGGTGCAGAGGTTATCCAACCATCGTCTCTCAAGAGCGGGAGTAGCTCATTCAAATATCTTTCCTCCTCCCTGTCCAGTCAACCGGGATCCTACGGTTCGTGGTTTAATAAGAGGCCCACTTTTCATGATTATTCCTCTCAAAGCCCCACGGGAGGGAAAGGGAATGACTCGTGGGAGAGGATCCCAACCACCCTGACACTTAACGGTCCGTTGCAAAGGACTACAAGTAGCACATCTTTGCATCAAGTGTTTGGGCGTCCGAGTGGTGGGCCCTCGAACCAAACACCGCAACAGTCGCCTTCCATAAGCGAGTATGATGAGTACCCTTGGTTTGGCACACCGGAGTCCCCCAGAATTGACAGTTTCTACTCggcaaacaagaaaagaatgcCCTACGACGTACCTTTGAAAGAATTCAACATCGAAAGAGACTGCCAAAAGGTAAAGCAATCAGACCTCATTTCTCAGGCGTTTGATTCCATTTGCAAATCTTCTGACAGCAAGAAAGACATGCCTGACGGGTGTGAAATAAGCCGGGAGAACAACATGTCTGCTCCAGTGTTCGACGTCAATATTGACGACCCGCACTGTAGAGATGGGTTCCTTGAAACTTTGCCACTGTACACATCGTATCTGACGCACTTCAACTACTGGTTCCAAGTGCAAAGTATACCAATCACTCCTGACTGCGACCAGCAAATTGTGTCTGCAATGAAGAGAGATTTGATGACTGAACTATTCTCAATGACGTTGGTTGTGTCGTTACGAACAAGAGAGATCCGTAAGCTTATTATGAAAAGAGATGTCGACTCCGAGCCTGGGTGTGGgatcaaacaaaaaaacaagaaaatattcaataATGGAAAATACGGGAAGATATCCCCACAATTCAGTGCTTGTATAAGCTTTATGGACGGTAGTTTCAAAGCTGCTAAATTAGTCTACGAATCGAAAAATATAGACGAAAGTTACCGTAACAAGAGGATCCTGGAAATATTTTCCTCTATTATAAACTACTCATGA
- the ZRT3 gene encoding Zn(2+) transporter ZRT3 (similar to Saccharomyces cerevisiae ZRT3 (YKL175W); ancestral locus Anc_1.172) has translation MENLTNTPRWLVFSLISSALCIAGALCVPLMSFLFNGKHHGFTGNTKLVNYGLSLSAGSMLTTSLYMMLPKVDETNRYAVFGGVLSGVGVSLMLNYVVHAYASESLVHCAHGEEDEPEHTHRSRNNSHRHTHGSIESAASHSNNRQAVTSVGDYNFNDQHAHDNSDSASEVDPLLPTTNQYPQQTSKRKKSLIDLLTFRRSNSIGECCDIGECTPTLNPEDLHCAHRPSALSAQDIFMKPAHSVPDLNDDDDDTERTDNNMGTKTRDKAVSVACVENIVGYDLENLSVYRQNFYSGKSKHDLELDNASESRSTSDIHSLGVEPLDQQNAVTILGSEATTEPLHNSLSGTENDINRAVSHRTSQNHIHHHSQQHSMGRHHHHFETPFSKLLSIGMQTCLVLTLHKFPEGFIIFYTNKSKTPDSLGFSIFLSLAIHNFVEGFAMTLPLYAVFQHKWLSILVTVILGGGSQPTGALVGYLIFRRRPHHDESTVQMDFLLSLTAGFLLVIGLQMFQTGIGFSDGHHHHEGEETEEIKQNHSSGTTCLKFCCAGVLLILASQIFNAK, from the coding sequence ATGGAAAATCTGACCAACACCCCAAGATGGTTGGTGTTTTCGCTGATATCGTCTGCACTGTGCATTGCGGGTGCGCTCTGTGTGCCCCTGATGtcgttcctcttcaacGGCAAGCATCATGGGTTCACGGGCAACACTAAGCTGGTTAACTACGGGCTTTCGCTGAGTGCAGGGTCCATGCTGACCACGTCGCTGTACATGATGCTCCCCAAAGTTGATGAGACAAACAGGTACGCCGTGTTCGGTGGGGTGCTCTCTGGTGTTGGTGTGAGTCTCATGCTCAACTACGTGGTGCACGCCTACGCCAGCGAATCGCTTGTTCACTGCGCCCATGGGGAAGAGGACGAACCAGAACACACTCACCGCTCACGGAATAACAGCCACCGTCACACACACGGCAGTATAGAGAGTGCCGCATCGCACAGCAACAATCGACAGGCGGTCACATCTGTGGGCGACTACAACTTCAATGACCAGCATGCACACGACAATAGCGACTCCGCATCTGAGGTGGACCCATTGCTGCCCACTACGAACCAATACCCGCAACAGACAagcaagaggaagaagtcGCTGATAGACTTGTTGACCTTCCGGCGCAGCAACTCCATCGGAGAATGCTGCGACATCGGGGAATGCACCCCAACATTGAACCCGGAGGATCTGCATTGTGCGCACCGCCCAAGCGCGTTGTCCGCACAGGACATATTTATGAAACCGGCACATTCCGTTCCGGATCTgaatgatgatgacgacgacacAGAACGGACGGATAACAACATGGGCACCAAGACACGCGATAAGGCGGTCAGTGTCGCTTGCGTTGAGAACATTGTCGGCTACGACCTGGAAAACCTCTCAGTGTACCGCCAGAATTTCTACTCGGGGAAGAGCAAGCACGATTTGGAACTTGACAACGCCTCAGAGTCAAGATCCACTTCGGATATCCATTCCCTAGGAGTGGAGCCACTCGACCAACAAAATGCGGTGACCATTCTGGGGAGCGAAGCTACAACTGAACCACTACACAATTCACTATCAGGGACAGAAAATGATATCAACCGTGCGGTGTCCCACCGTACTTCGCAGAACCATATCCACCACCACTCACAGCAGCATTCGATGGGgcgccaccaccaccattTTGAGACACCTTTCTCGAAATTACTGTCAATCGGTATGCAGACGTGCCTCGTCTTGACGCTTCACAAATTCCCAGAGGGGTTCATCATTTTCTACACGAACAAGAGCAAAACCCCAGACTCACTCGGATTCTCCATATTCCTGAGTCTGGCAATCCACAATTTTGTAGAAGGTTTCGCCATGACTTTACCCCTGTACGCAGTGTTTCAACACAAGTGGCTCTCCATATTGGTGACGGTCATATTAGGCGGTGGATCACAACCTACGGGTGCTCTGGTAGGTTACTTGATCTTTAGGAGACGTCCACACCATGACGAATCGACCGTACAAATGGATTTCTTGTTGAGTTTGACGGCTGGGTTCCTTTTGGTGATCGGACTGCAGATGTTTCAGACTGGTATTGGGTTCAGTGACggtcaccaccaccacgagggagaagaaacgGAAGAGATCAAACAAAACCATAGCTCCGGTACCACATGCCTAAAATTCTGCTGCGCAGGTGTCTTGTTGATCCTAGCTAGCCAAATATTTAACGCCAAATAA
- the COY1 gene encoding CCAAT displacement transcription factor COY1 (similar to Saccharomyces cerevisiae COY1 (YKL179C); ancestral locus Anc_1.162) codes for MDTSGYEHALEVWSAADLATLQKNLDSDILEVKNKESLSLESRKSLAAETKKFKKLDSDEKLANVNKIIKQYQHEIDNLTQRSKFSEQTLLDIYTKLSETPDPKPLLQHSIEKLRKLREYKGLEEKVTDLEGRIAKYADYETLKKRLLELEQNSAVTLAKRLAAKEQELTSIWKEKERNWKEKEVDINKQIELLQENNKALEAKISRQVDIGGETAGDSTETGGTADGKSSAEFNLLAQELESAQSRIMILEQRNEELSGSLAKATSAAEKESEVHTQKLKISHLEGENALLSASLERESNVSKNDKTELQNKIKSLQSETESYKGELETVKRKLSNYSDYNQLKNELSALKKIEFGADSESENEHEDGEANESIKVDNTFITANKKLQASLVELRVDNNSKKEENEKLKKEAQRLKSQVERLESLNTQLEADLEKVDDVDQKFNDTASVMSTVTRKMNNRSGRRGKLSPTSSIVGLPEEDESFYSEGSNTILPIVTKQRDRFRARNTDLEKQVRQGTLEKNRFTAEITKLKEDNVKLYERIRYLSSYSGDSVKDTMSFTDIDAENQYSNSYDESLHPLAYFKKKQMSYYKKNRLSVFEKIFVAFANVVLQNKTSRMLFMFYCVGLHGLVFIMSMYVININGYLTPDVGTLKTASASKGGAKIIV; via the coding sequence ATGGATACCTCTGGCTATGAACATGCTCTTGAGGTATGGTCCGCAGCGGATTTGGCAACGTTACAAAAGAATTTAGACTCTGATATTTTGGAGGTTAAGAACAAAGAATCGCTGTCGTTGGAATCGCGGAAATCATTGGCCGCTGAAACTaagaagttcaagaaactaGACTCTGACGAGAAGTTGGCTAATGTGAACAAGATTATAAAACAATACCAACATGAAATCGATAACTTAACGCAAAGGTCAAAATTTTCCGAGCAAACCTTATTAGACATCTATACGAAACTCTCTGAGACACCAGATCCCAAACCGCTGCTACAACACTCTATTGAAAAGTTGCGCAAATTGAGGGAATATAAGGGGTTGGAGGAAAAAGTTACCGATTTGGAAGGGCGTATTGCTAAGTATGCTGATTACGAGACGTTAAAGAAAAGATTACTGGAATTGGAACAAAACTCAGCTGTAACTTTAGCCAAAAGGCTGGCTGCGAAAGAGCAAGAGTTGACCTCCATTTGgaaggaaaaggaaagaaattggaaagaaaaggaggtCGACATTAACAAGCAGATTGAGCttttgcaagaaaataaCAAAGCGTTAGAAGCCAAAATATCTAGGCAGGTTGACATTGGCGGGGAGACTGCGGGAGATAGCACCGAAACTGGTGGTACTGCTGACGGTAAGTCGTCTGCCGAGTTTAACTTACTTGCCCAAGAACTTGAGTCTGCCCAAAGTAGAATCATGATCCTGGAGCAAAGAAATGAGGAACTAAGCGGTTCTTTGGCCAAAGCTACTAGTGCTGCAGAAAAGGAATCCGAAGTTCATACTCAAAAGCTGAAAATCAGTCATTTGGAAGGAGAAAATGCGCTTTTGAGCGCGTCTTTGGAAAGAGAGAGTAATGTCAGCAAGAATGATAAAACTGAATTACAAAATAAGATCAAAAGTTTACAGAGCGAAACGGAGTCGTATAAGGGAGAATTGGAAACTgtgaagaggaaattgaGTAACTATTCGGACTATAACCAATTGAAAAATGAACTatctgctttgaagaaaatcgAATTTGGTGCTGATAGTGAATCTGAAAATGAACATGAAGACGGGGAAGCAAATGAAAGTATCAAGGTGGATAATACGTTTATCACGGCAAATAAGAAATTACAAGCGTCGCTGGTTGAACTACGAGTTGATAATAATTCcaaaaaagaggaaaacgagaaactgaaaaagGAGGCCCAACGATTGAAAAGTCAAGTAGAAAGACTCGAAAGCCTAAACACCCAATTGGAAGCCGATTTGGAAAAGGTAGACGATGTTGAtcaaaaattcaacgaCACGGCAAGTGTAATGTCAACTGTCACCAGGAAAATGAACAATCGTTCCGGACGTCGCGGAAAATTGTCTCCGACGAGCTCTATTGTTGGACTACCAGAGGAAGACGAGAGCTTTTACTCTGAGGGCAGTAACACAATTTTGCCCATTGTTACAAAACAAAGAGATAGATTCAGAGCTAGAAATACGGATTTGGAGAAGCAGGTGAGACAGGGTACTTTAGAGAAAAACAGATTTACAGCAGAAATTACCAAGTTAAAGGAAGACAATGTCAAATTATATGAACGCATTCGTTATTTATCCAGTTATTCTGGGGACTCTGTTAAAGATACCATGTCGTTTACCGACATTGATGCTGAAAATCAATACTCCAATAGCTACGATGAGTCTTTGCACCCTCTTGCatatttcaaaaagaaacagatgtcctactacaagaagaaccGGTTGTCAGTGTTCGAAAAAATATTCGTTGCTTTTGCCAACGTTGTTTTACAGAATAAAACATCTAGGATGTTATTCATGTTTTATTGTGTTGGTCTGCATGGATTGGTATTCATCATGAGCATGTATGTTATTAACATAAACGGATATCTAACGCCAGATGTCGGTACTTTAAAAACTGCTTCAGCATCTAAAGGGGGAGCAAAGATAATTGTATAA
- the KNAG0C00930 gene encoding uncharacterized protein (similar to Saccharomyces cerevisiae YJL181W and YJR030C; ancestral locus Anc_1.157) gives MVDYRIEARNYVGTISKLFNLCQSQGARYQPKSSFDPIYKVKKELERLEKALMNIYDKQGIFCAQLNRNVDYGNLLDRTFNDEIVLHTYSSLFASSSNLIVTPTTTTFRGIEPPVFLDYLLQIYRYLKYTILAWVESLNVNVGSLQAVLERFEMDLYEKHRNLSSTLLKGGSVRNIVSFSDELTMYPNVKSTGIMTSEFFKLESLSLGLNKQLIQISQLSTGEIAIFKVDSGLVSKYSDKNPQLLLSDLCQGKYEVLNVGKTLLFLPFKPTDLKIVEHFSSGVRLESASGNNINLNIFAEDFIQWNLTWKQKFLNLFGSNTYYTKTITHNNNDLSDILSDIKAISFEPEIDPIRPQAHSNNSSFNEDKAFGASRRVRQSTTEPSDREDILQRNNDNIFPMHYNVSSPVLDESPQILSEQLLKQDRVLEDARFRKSIAEFESLTLENLMALDSSIPMEQSPVRNVVESPQPNMLRSASHIFTVDNAESVISTEDTERMISDHSVTEESFTPCPAVYIPESYEKNSTSLLSVFSNRNKIGLSVNTSGQNESLYSNTPLSSGPTTPLFPKAKEELEPQRSFFHPPKELVLLNHSILFEDNAVKISSWNGFSWDQISSKRLNLTIFLTNNNEAVLVGYSDKGKNECQIVAKITSRWNISRSTAQDIQVRFSKTDLIDHMLKSANNYILTFRCQKVEKLMAILRQAQKNQLKSPISTSSTLGTLSTKTSSQCTDSLFSMETEKTVSTDIHDPSSLSSTLIAANMKAKHHIVVDSKKWQAQSIGKINLYLLKYNAKITGIKFEYTEANSTVETFIASRKDITRLKRTGIALTTDQGLHLFEFTSPTVTEQIYKLIQTTQ, from the coding sequence ATGGTCGATTACAGGATTGAAGCGAGGAACTATGTCGGAACAATAAGTAAACTATTCAATTTATGCCAAAGTCAAGGTGCCAGGTACCAACCGAAATCGAGTTTCGACCCCATCTACAAGGTCAAAAAGGAGCTGGAAAGGTTGGAGAAAGCCTTGATGAATATCTATGACAAACAGGGGATCTTTTGTGCTCAATTGAATAGGAACGTTGACTACGGAAACCTGCTGGACAGAACGTTCAATGACGAAATAGTACTACACACGTACAGCTCGCTGTTTGCGAGTTCTTCCAACTTGATTGTTACCCCCACCACAACAACATTCAGAGGAATTGAACCACCCGTGTTCCTGGATTATCTTCTGCAGATTTATCGATATCTGAAATATACAATACTGGCATGGGTCGAATCTCTCAATGTAAACGTCGGAAGTTTACAAGCTGTTTTGGAACGTTTCGAAATGGATCTTTATGAAAAACATAGGAATTTAAGCTCTACGCTATTGAAGGGAGGTTCTGTAAGGAATATTGTATCGTTTTCAGATGAACTGACCATGTACCCCAATGTCAAGAGTACAGGCATTATGACTTCagagtttttcaagttAGAATCACTGTCTCTTGGACTCAACAAGCAATTAATTCAGATATCCCAACTATCAACCGGAGAAATTGccatcttcaaagtggactCTGGTTTGGTATCCAAATACTCTGATAAAAATCCGCAGCTGCTTCTATCTGATTTATGTCAAGGGAAATATGAGGTTCTGAACGTTGGAAAaactcttctttttctacCTTTCAAGCCAACAGACTTAAAAATCGTTGAACATTTTAGCAGCGGGGTCAGATTGGAGAGTGCTAGTGGGAATAACATAAACTTGAACATATTCGCCGAAGATTTTATACAATGGAATCTCACATGGAAACAAAAGTTTTTAAACTTATTTGGATCCAATACCTATTATACGAAGACAATCACCCACAATAATAATGATCTTTCTGATATCTTGTCTGACATAAAGGcaatttcttttgaacCCGAAATAGACCCAATCCGTCCCCAGGCACACTCCAACAACTCCAGTTTTAATGAGGATAAAGCTTTTGGTGCCTCCCGCAGAGTACGTCAATCAACCACGGAACCGAGTGACCGTGAAGACATCTTACAACGTAACAATGATAACATATTTCCAATGCACTACAATGTTTCTTCACCTGTACTAGACGAATCACCTCAAATTCTGTCCGAGCAGTTACTAAAGCAAGATAGAGTATTGGAGGACGCAAGATTCCGCAAATCTATAGCAGAATTTGAATCTTTAACGTTGGAAAATTTAATGGCTTTAGATAGCAGTATTCCAATGGAACAATCACCTGTGAGGAACGTAGTGGAATCACCCCAGCCGAACATGCTAAGATCGGCTTCACATATTTTTACGGTCGATAATGCCGAATCAGTCATCTCAACAGAAGACACGGAAAGGATGATATCAGATCACAGTGTCACGGAAGAATCATTCACACCCTGTCCAGCCGTCTACATACCTGAGTCGTACGAAAAAAACTCCACTTCTTTGCTGAGTGTGTTCAGCAACAGGAACAAAATAGGACTCTCCGTCAACACATCTGGACAGAACGAATCTCTATATTCCAACACACCTTTATCATCAGGTCCTACAACACCGCTATTTCCAAAAGCAAAggaagaactggaaccCCAGAGATCTTTTTTCCACCCTCCCAAGGAACTCGTTCTGTTGAACCATTCCATATTATTTGAAGACAATGCGGTTAAGATTTCATCTTGGAATGGCTTTTCTTGGGATCAAATATCCTCAAAACGTCTTAACTTGACAATTTTTCtcaccaacaacaatgaAGCCGTTTTAGTAGGATATAGTGATAAAGGCAAAAACGAGTGCCAGATTGTAGCCAAGATAACTTCTCGATGGAACATTTCAAGGTCAACTGCACAGGACATTCAAGTGCGCTTCTCTAAGACTGATTTAATTGACCATATGCTCAAATCTGCCAATAACTACATCTTAACGTTCCGTTGCCAGAAAGTCGAAAAGTTAATGGCTATTTTACGACAAGCCCAGAAAAACCAACTCAAATCTCCGATATCCACATCAAGCACGTTGGGCACGCTATCCACTAAAACCTCATCCCAATGCACCGattctttgttttcaatggaaacagaaaagacTGTATCTACGGACATTCATGATCCTAGCTCTCTCTCATCTACTCTAATAGCTGCTAACATGAAGGCAAAGCACCACATTGTTGTGGATAGTAAGAAATGGCAAGCACAGAGTATTGGTAAAATTAACCTTTACTTGCTAAAATACAACGCCAAAATAACGGGGATAAAATTTGAATACACAGAGGCCAATAGCACCGTTGAAACGTTTATTGCTTCACGCAAAGACATCACAAGACTTAAAAGAACCGGTATTGCTTTGACGACAGATCAAGGCCTCCATTTGTTCGAGTTCACCAGTCCGACTGTTACCGAGCAGATATACAAGCTAATCCAAACAACTCAATAG
- the STE3 gene encoding Ste3p (similar to Saccharomyces cerevisiae STE3 (YKL178C); ancestral locus Anc_1.167): MSFQSTIIGLCTLAVLLLLPPLYWHTHTRNIPAIILIIWLLIMNIIAIVNAAVWSGDNFVNVWEGHIWCDITTKLEMGASVGIPCAITDIVYNLHIILKATTVLENWRSWRKIIKDFLICLVTPAIIMGLSYVLQVFRYGIVRYNGCQNMLSSTWLTIVLYTLWMLLWSLFAAFYAILVLVVFYRKRKDVRDILHCTNSGLNLTRFSRLLILCFVIILIMLPLSIYNLAQDIQLLDNSQSFKATHSKSLWNLIIKVDLGKPVYSVWIYVLAAYLVFLVFGLGSDALSMYSKFLRAIKLGFIVDKIQNFSENRKQKLVGNLLASMGRESSGDSSLHFSASDTDNDKSSSNETKKDLGMDYEINYSPVDKLKSLWARRYRNSDSDIEAKCLETEIDLDGSGYSPYLEDEYSKNENFSFSSFSKASSPSDQKTNKTCPFSSKASTSRPFDLRHVASSLKEDIGLDVREIVSEESVSYITKNPFDSPRSSNNDD, from the coding sequence ATGTCTTTTCAATCAACCATCATTGGGCTATGCACATTAGCGGTGCTACTTCTCCTACCGCCTTTATATTGGCACACTCACACAAGAAATATTCCAGCCATAATATTAATAATATGGCTATTAATCATGAATATAATCGCAATAGTGAATGCAGCAGTATGGAGTGGAGACAATTTTGTTAATGTTTGGGAAGGGCACATATGGTGTGATATTACTACAAAACTGGAGATGGGTGCAAGTGTTGGTATTCCGTGTGCAATCACAGATATCGTTTATAATTTGCATATCATTTTGAAGGCGACGACTGTCTTGGAGAATTGGAGATCCTGGAGGAAGATCATAAAGGATTTTTTGATATGTTTAGTGACACCTGCCATAATAATGGGGCTATCATACGTTCTGCAAGTCTTTAGATACGGTATTGTCCGCTATAATGGCTGTCAAAACATGTTATCTTCTACTTGGCTGACAATTGTACTTTACACATTATGGATGCTTCTTTGGAGTTTGTTCGCAGCGTTTTACGCCATATTGGTCCTTGTCGTGTTTTacaggaaaagaaaagacgTCAGGGATATTTTACATTGCACCAATTCGGGATTAAATTTGACAAGATTTTCTAGATTGTTAATCCTTTGTTTTGTAATCATTTTGATTATGTTACCATTGTCCATTTACAACCTTGCTCAAGATATTCAGCTACTTGATAATAGTCAAAGCTTTAAAGCCACGCATTCAAAATCACTCTGGAATCTGATCATCAAGGTTGATCTGGGTAAGCCAGTTTATTCTGTTTGGATATATGTGTTGGCTGCCTATTTGgttttcttggtttttggACTGGGTTCCGATGCTCTTTCGATGTattccaaatttttgagGGCCATTAAACTGGGTTTCATAGTCGACAAGattcaaaacttttctgaAAATCGTAAACAGAAGCTCGTGGGCAACTTGTTGGCCTCTATGGGTAGAGAAAGTTCTGGGGACAGCAGCTTACACTTTTCAGCTTCAGACACCGACAATGACAAAAGCAGCTCGAACGAAACAAAGAAGGATTTGGGAATGGATTACGAGATCAATTATAGTCCTGTTGATAAACTAAAGAGTTTGTGGGCTAGAAGATATCGGAATAGTGACTCAGATATAGAAGCAAAATGTCTGGAAACCGAAATAGATTTGGATGGCAGCGGTTACAGCCCGTACCTTGAAGATGAATATAGTAAGAATGAAAACTTTTCgttttcctccttttcaaaagcaTCTTCGCCAAGTGACCAAAAGACGAATAAAACGTGCCCTTTTAGTTCTAAAGCAAGTACTTCAAGACCCTTTGATCTAAGGCACGTTGCATCCTCGTTGAAAGAAGACATAGGCCTCGATGTCCGAGAAATAGTCTCTGAAGAAAGTGTAAGCTACATCACTAAAAACCCCTTCGATTCCCCTCGCAGCTCAAATAACGACGATTAG